In the genome of Meles meles chromosome 16, mMelMel3.1 paternal haplotype, whole genome shotgun sequence, one region contains:
- the MITD1 gene encoding MIT domain-containing protein 1 isoform X2 — translation MAKSGREVDAQSVAAFTVLKRAVELDSESRYQQALVCYQEGIDLLMQVLRGTKDDTKKSNLRKQITGYMDRAEIVKKYLDQEKEDGKYHEQIKIEENATGFSYESLFQKYLNETVTEVWIQDPYIRQIHQLYNFLRFCEMLIKKPCKVKTIHLLTSLDEGSGKQQQSSGLQEIKESLQNHGVLLEIEYSSSVHDREIRFNNGWMIKIGRGLDYFKKPQVQVLIMLNLKSLKPVCQALSYGNSGSQESKCWT, via the exons ATGGCGAAGTCCGGGAGGGAGGTGGATGCTCAGAGCGTGGCTGCGTTCACCGTATTAAAGCGGGCGGTGGAGCTAGACTCGGAGTCCCGGTACCAGCAGGCTCTGGTTTGTTACCAAGAGGGGATAGACCTGCTCATGCAGGTTCTGAgag gtaccaaagatgacacaaagaaatctAATCTCAGAAAGCAAATTACTGGCTACATGGATAGAGCAGAAATAGTGAAGAAATACTTGGATCAAGAAAAAGAAG ATGGAAAATATCATGAACAGattaaaatagaagagaatgcAACAGGTTTCAGTTATGAGTCGCTTTTTCAAAAATACCTTAATGAAACAGTTACAGAAGTTTGGATACAAGATCCTTATATTAGACAGATTCATCAG CTATATAACTTTCTTCGATTTTGTGAGATGCTTATTAAGAAACCGTGTAAAGTAAAAACTATTCATCTTCTCACCTCTCTGGATGAA GGTAGTGGGAAACAGCAGCAAAGTAGTGGTCTGCAAGAAATAAAAGAGTCACTCCAGAATCATGGGGTGCTGTTGGAAATAGAATATTCTTCTTCAGTTCATGACCGAGAAATTAG GTTTAATAATGGATGGATGATTAAGATTGGAAGGGGACTTGACTATTTTAAGAAACCACAG GTTCAGGTGCTGATAATGCTGAACCTGAAAAGTCTCAAGCCAGTTTGTCAAGCTTTATCATATGGAAATTCAGGGTCTCAGGAGAGCAAGTGTTGGACTTAA
- the MITD1 gene encoding MIT domain-containing protein 1 isoform X3 → MAKSGREVDAQSVAAFTVLKRAVELDSESRYQQALVCYQEGIDLLMQVLRGTKDDTKKSNLRKQITGYMDRAEIVKKYLDQEKEDGKYHEQIKIEENATGFSYESLFQKYLNETVTEVWIQDPYIRQIHQLYNFLRFCEMLIKKPCKVKTIHLLTSLDEGSGKQQQSSGLQEIKESLQNHGVLLEIEYSSSVHDREIRFNNGWMIKIGRGLDYFKKPQSRFSLGYCDFDLRPCHETTVDIFHNKHTKKI, encoded by the exons ATGGCGAAGTCCGGGAGGGAGGTGGATGCTCAGAGCGTGGCTGCGTTCACCGTATTAAAGCGGGCGGTGGAGCTAGACTCGGAGTCCCGGTACCAGCAGGCTCTGGTTTGTTACCAAGAGGGGATAGACCTGCTCATGCAGGTTCTGAgag gtaccaaagatgacacaaagaaatctAATCTCAGAAAGCAAATTACTGGCTACATGGATAGAGCAGAAATAGTGAAGAAATACTTGGATCAAGAAAAAGAAG ATGGAAAATATCATGAACAGattaaaatagaagagaatgcAACAGGTTTCAGTTATGAGTCGCTTTTTCAAAAATACCTTAATGAAACAGTTACAGAAGTTTGGATACAAGATCCTTATATTAGACAGATTCATCAG CTATATAACTTTCTTCGATTTTGTGAGATGCTTATTAAGAAACCGTGTAAAGTAAAAACTATTCATCTTCTCACCTCTCTGGATGAA GGTAGTGGGAAACAGCAGCAAAGTAGTGGTCTGCAAGAAATAAAAGAGTCACTCCAGAATCATGGGGTGCTGTTGGAAATAGAATATTCTTCTTCAGTTCATGACCGAGAAATTAG GTTTAATAATGGATGGATGATTAAGATTGGAAGGGGACTTGACTATTTTAAGAAACCACAG aGTCGTTTTTCCCTTGgatattgtgattttgatttaagACCATGTCATGAAACAACAGTGGACATTTTTCATAATAAGCACACAAAAAAAATATGA